A segment of the Candidatus Pelagisphaera phototrophica genome:
CGCCAACGATTTCTATGGATGGATAGTACCGTTTTAGCCAGCAAGCAACTCCTGCCGCCATTCCACCGCCACCAATTTGTAAATACGCTATGTCGAAGTCACCCTCACCCGCCATCACCACTTCATCGGCCAACGTTCCTTGGCCCGCGATCACCGCTAGGTCGTCATAAGGGTGAATAAATGTCCTCTTTTCTTTTTCCGAGTACTTATGGGCCGCCTGGGATGCATCGTCGTAGGAATCTCCCTCCAGTCGGACATTCACGGAATCACCTCCCAACCTTGTAACCGCCTCTTGCTTCATTAAAGGTGTAGAGCGAGGCATGAAAATCTCGGCACTCGTCTTCAACGCTTTGGCAGCCAAAGCCACACCCTGCGCATGGTTGCCAGCTGAGACGCAAACTACCCCCTCGGCTTTCTCTTTGCCACTTAACAGGCTCATCCGATTATAAGCTCCTCTCCACTTGTAAGCATGTATTGGCGACAAATCCTCCCGTTTGATAAAAATGCGGTCGCTCCCGTTTAAACGATGCAGAGGAGTAGGTCTGGCAATTTCGTAGACCCTTTGGCGAGCTTCGAGGATTGCCTGAAACAATTCCTCGACAGATGGATACGCCGCGGCGCTATTCCCAGATTCGCTCATCTCAATCGCGCTATTTTTGAACGTGGTGGAGAAAACCCCAAACCATAAGTACTGCGAAAGTGCCAATCCATGCAGACACGTAAGCGAACGGTCCTACTTCCGGAGTGAGAACAGCAATCAATACGGCAAGCATTGTCGCTACAACGAGCGGGAAAATGATAACCTTGCCCAGTGGTGGGGGCGTACGCATTAGCAACGATCCAAACAGCTTTCGGTGGCTTGGCGACCCTTTTTCTTTAGCCTATCCATTAATGACCGGCTTTGTTCGTCACGGCAGCAGGAGCCGCTTCCAATACGCTCTAGTCTTCGTCGAACAATCGTTCAATTTCACGGCGGTCTCGCTTAGTAGGACGCCCAGTCCCGCGATCCCGGCGCAAGACCTTCTGCGCCGCAGTTTGCTGCAAAAGCAGATAGTCTTCGGGAGGTGTCAAATCCTCCATGAATGCCGAAACGAGCTTCGCCCCAACCCGCTTCTCGATGAGCCCCACCACTTTCAAACGCTTGGTTATGGGGCCTGATTGAATTTCGACAACTTCGCCCACCTTGAGTCCGTAGGAAGGCTTTACCTTCTCATCTCGCACGCGGATCTTGCCTCCACGGCAGGCGTCAGACGCCAAGGTCCTCGTCTTAAATTGCCGAACCGCCCAAAGCCAGCGGTCGATTCGAGCTTTAGCTACTGGCTCGCCACTCATTTTGCGCCCAATGCTTCCCAATTGACCTCCCCAAACTTAACCACGGGACAATAATTCCGCGTCTTCTAATAATTTTCAATGAACAAGTAGGGCCATTCGCTCCCACCCACTATAAATCCTGCAGAAAATAGATTTTGGCTCTTCTCTCAGTTATCATTCACGAACTCCCCGCTTTCCGTGAGAGCCTTTTCTGGATCTCAATCGAGATCCACTACACCTGCCTGATAGGCCATTGGCGGTTTCTGATTGGATAATACCGAAGCACTTTGAGGGGTAATAGGACACGTATCTACCTTTTAGTTTCCAAATTTCGCGATTTTCCTTTCAACCCATCTGGAGCTGGTTCAACAGTCGTTTAACCGCGTTCCTATCGCCTTACCGTGTCACGCTCCCAATCTAGCTACGCGCACTCTCGCTTTGATCCGATTTCACCCCTGTGTATAATCGCTATGTCAATTATCGGCGTTTTCTTTATCTATAGCGCCCAGCACTACCAGCAAAGCAACGACTGGATTAAGCAGATCGTATGGATCTGCATTGGCTTCACTGCTTATGCCGTCGTTTCCTGGCTAGACTACAAAATCTTTTTGAAGTATTCCCACTTATTGTACTTCCTAGCACTTGGGTTGCTTGCCATGGTTCCTTTCAGCCCTTGGGGCGAGGATTTCTACGGCGCTAAGCGTTGGCTCTACTTTGGTATCGGGCCAACCTTCCAGCCGAGTGAAGTAGCGAAACTCGCCTGCATCGTTATCGGGGCCAGCCTCCTCACCCGATCCGAAATCGGCAAACTCATGGAATCGCGACTGGCACTCGCAAAAATGACGCTTGCGATTTCTATTCCATTCTTATTCATCTTATTCCAGCCCGATCTTGGATCGGCACTCGTCATTCCTTCCGCCGTGTTCGCACAGCTTTACGCATCCAATCTTACCAAATCCTTTTTCACAACCGCCTTTGCAATATTCGCGGTTTTGGTGGGTCTCGTGGTACTTGATACTCACAACTATGGCGAGTACGTAAGTGCCAAGGCGGAAGCGAAGGAGGAGCAAATCGTTGAACGTCCGCACTACTGGATTCCGATCCGGGACTATCAGCGACAGCGTATGATGGGCTTTATCTACCCCGAGAAGGTCGACCGCAGAGATGCAGGCTGGAATCGGGAACAATCAATTATATCCGTTGGATCCGGCGGCTTGACAGGTAAAGGCTACCTGAAAGGCAACCAGGCCCAACTGGGCTATCTGCCTCGTGCAGTGGCCCACAACGACTTCATTTTCTCCGTTATCGCGGAGGAAACCGGCTTTTTGGGAAGCGTAGTCGTGGTATCTCTATTCGGCTTGCTGATAGGAAACAACATCCGCATCGCCACCATCGCACGCGACCGCTTTGGCACGCTTCTTGTGATGGGGGTGGCGACGTTGTTCACCATTCATTTCTTTGTGAATATCGCAATGACGATTGGCCTGATGCCCATAACTGGACTACCGCTCCCGTTCTTAAGTCACGGAGGCACCTTCATGGTGAGTTGCTGCGTCCTGCAAGGACTGGCACAAAGCGTGTACCGATTTCGAAAGGAATTCTAACGATGCATCTATATCAATGCCAGACCCTTGTTGAAACGACAACAACCCATGTGAAGGAGCCTTCTGTAAACACAATAACATTACAGAATGAGCGAAAAAACAATAAACACCGAGTCATCGGACCTTTCAAATGAGCATGAAGAAGAGCTTAGAAAACCACCTTCACGCAAACCGGCCAAACCGGTCGAGCAGGCAAACCTCAAGAAAGAGGCGGACAAGCGGGCCAAGAAGCGTCCGCTTCTGACCAAGATCGTCGAGAAACTGAAAAAGAATAAGCAACCCTACCGGGAGCTTATAATAAACGCAGAACCTCTAGAAACGCGGGTCGGCCTTCTCGTTGACGGTATTCTAGACAAGTTCGACATTGAGAGGCGAAGGAGCGCCCAACGCATCGTTGGTGGCATCTTTAAGGGAAGGATCAAGAACTTGGATCCCGGCCTGAAAGCCGCATTCGTGGATATCGGCCTGCCCAAGAACGCGTTTCTTCACTATTGGGACATCTTGCCACAAGCCGTCGATTCTTCTGTGGAGGTCGTTCGGGTCAATCGATCGAGCAAGCAAAAGAAGAAAAAGAAGATCACCCTAAACGACATTCCTAGTCACTATCCTACAGGTACTGAAATCGTGATCCAAGTCACGAAAGGACCCATAGGTACAAAGGGGCCGAGAACGACGACCAATCTTTCACTTCCGGGCCGATTTCTCGTTCTAATGCCCTATTCCGACCAATGCGGAATCTCTCGTAAAATCGAGGATGTCAAAGAACGTAATCGACTAAAGAAGATCATCCGAGACCTTACCATCCCGGAGGGAATGGGAGTCATCGTCCGCACGGCAGGAGAAGGAAAGAAAGCCCGATACTTCGTACGGGATCTTCATATCATGCTAAAGACCTGGGATAAGATTCAGAGCAAGATCGATACCGTCAAAGCTCCCTCTTGCCTTTACAAGGAGCCCGACCTGAGCGAGCGAACCGTTCGCGATTTTCTGACAGAAGATGTGGATCGCGTACTGATAGACAATCCAGTCGACCACCAGAACATTGTCGACGACGTCAGCCAGATCTCGAGACGGTCGACCAGCAAAATTCATCTCTACCGGGACAGCATCCCGATATTCGAGCGCTACAATATCGAGAACCAGATTGAGCAGACCTTCCAGCGGGCCGTACCTTTACCTTCGGGTGGAGCCATCGTAATCGATGAAACTGAGGCTCTCATCGCCATCGATGTGAATACCGGTTCGCATAAGAATAGGGGGAAA
Coding sequences within it:
- a CDS encoding RNA-binding S4 domain-containing protein, yielding MSGEPVAKARIDRWLWAVRQFKTRTLASDACRGGKIRVRDEKVKPSYGLKVGEVVEIQSGPITKRLKVVGLIEKRVGAKLVSAFMEDLTPPEDYLLLQQTAAQKVLRRDRGTGRPTKRDRREIERLFDED
- a CDS encoding FtsW/RodA/SpoVE family cell cycle protein is translated as MSRSQSSYAHSRFDPISPLCIIAMSIIGVFFIYSAQHYQQSNDWIKQIVWICIGFTAYAVVSWLDYKIFLKYSHLLYFLALGLLAMVPFSPWGEDFYGAKRWLYFGIGPTFQPSEVAKLACIVIGASLLTRSEIGKLMESRLALAKMTLAISIPFLFILFQPDLGSALVIPSAVFAQLYASNLTKSFFTTAFAIFAVLVGLVVLDTHNYGEYVSAKAEAKEEQIVERPHYWIPIRDYQRQRMMGFIYPEKVDRRDAGWNREQSIISVGSGGLTGKGYLKGNQAQLGYLPRAVAHNDFIFSVIAEETGFLGSVVVVSLFGLLIGNNIRIATIARDRFGTLLVMGVATLFTIHFFVNIAMTIGLMPITGLPLPFLSHGGTFMVSCCVLQGLAQSVYRFRKEF
- a CDS encoding Rne/Rng family ribonuclease, with protein sequence MSEKTINTESSDLSNEHEEELRKPPSRKPAKPVEQANLKKEADKRAKKRPLLTKIVEKLKKNKQPYRELIINAEPLETRVGLLVDGILDKFDIERRRSAQRIVGGIFKGRIKNLDPGLKAAFVDIGLPKNAFLHYWDILPQAVDSSVEVVRVNRSSKQKKKKKITLNDIPSHYPTGTEIVIQVTKGPIGTKGPRTTTNLSLPGRFLVLMPYSDQCGISRKIEDVKERNRLKKIIRDLTIPEGMGVIVRTAGEGKKARYFVRDLHIMLKTWDKIQSKIDTVKAPSCLYKEPDLSERTVRDFLTEDVDRVLIDNPVDHQNIVDDVSQISRRSTSKIHLYRDSIPIFERYNIENQIEQTFQRAVPLPSGGAIVIDETEALIAIDVNTGSHKNRGKENDTIFQVNCEAAAEIARQIRLRNIGGLVIIDFIDMKQRKHRNAVLSQMRDHMGLDKAKTHILPISPLGIMQMTRQRMQESVSSGLYTDCPYCRGKGIVKSATTVSVELQRKLSGIVRRARNRTTDAAKAIKLRVLVNPTIIDRLREEDADLLITLEKDYNAQLTFRSDPHFHIENYRVIDVETGAAYG